The Dokdonia sp. 4H-3-7-5 genomic interval CATGAGTTGTATTTCCGTAGCTCACTTGTTTGTAAGTTGGATTGTCTTCTTTGCCGCCACTGTAGCCACTTACTGCCTCGTCAACACCTTTTACCCTTTCAAAAACTGCCTCTACACACCAGAAACATCCACTAGCAAAATATGCTCTACTCATCCCATCTTGAAACGTCGTTTCTACTGGGTTAAGCATAGCTGTAGGCTCAGTCATAGGTTTAGGATCATGGTTGCAAGCCATAAAAGTAATGAGTGTAGCAAGGGAGGCAAGTAATTTCATAAATGTTTATTTAAAGTCTATAAAAGTACACCATAAGAGTTGAGATTGTTGTTATGGTTTTGTTAATCAAAATGGGTCATATGTTATAAGCACTCGTCATTTAATCTATGATTGTCCTATTCTGTAATTATAAAATATCCTTATTATAACTAATAGGCAAAAAAAAGCCCTCTATAAATAGAAGACTTTTTAATGTTGTAAGGAAAAGTGGTTAGAGCTTCTTAAAAAGCTTTACCATTTTCTCATGTTGCTCGTTTGCTAGTTCGCTATCTATTAAGATACGACCAGAATGCTCATCTGTGATAATTTTCTTACGTCCAGCAATCTCAACCTGTACTTGTGGTGGGATTGTAAAGTAAGATCCCCCAGATGCTCCACGCTCTATAGGTACAATAGCAAGGCCGTTACGTACACTAGAACGAATTCTCTTGTAGGCTTTAACTAAACGGTCTTCAATGTTAGTTTCATATTCTGCACTTTTAGCTAGAAGTGCTTGTTCTTCTTTCTCTGTTTCAGAAAGAATAGCATCTAGCTCGTTTTTCTTGTGCTTAAGGTGATTCTCACGTTCTCCAAGGCGTTGCTTAGTTTGCGTGATAACTTCTCCTTTTTGCTCAATCTGTGCTTTATACTCACGGATATTTTTCTCTGCAAGTTGAATTTCAAGTTCTTGGAACTCTACTTCTTTGCTCAAAGCATTAAACTCACGGTTGTTACGTACGTTTTTTTGCTGCTCAGAGTATTTTTTAATAGATGCTTTTGAGTCATCTATCTGGATTTTTTTAGCCTTGATAGAGTCGTCTACCAATTTTAAATCGTTTTCTAACTTCTCGATGCGCTTGTTAAGACCAGCTACTTCATCTTCAAGGTCTTCAACTTCCAGTGGAAGCTCTCCACGTACATTGCGGATCTCGTCCACACGTGAATCTATAAGTTGTAAATCGTAAAGCGAGCGTAGTTTTTCTTCTACTGTTGCTTCTTTCTTCTTTGCCATACGTTAAAAATAGTTGATAGGATTGGTATTTTCCTCAGATAAAATGATTGCAAAAGTACTAATTTTTTCTGTAAGATAATCGCATATTAGGTTTTTCGTATATCGCTCACTTTCATAATGTCCCACATCGCACAAAAGGATGCGGCTTTCAGCTTGATAATAGTCGTGATATTTTAAATCTGAAGTAACTAGTACATCGGCTCCTTGAGCTTTTGCACTTTTGATGGCAAAGGCTCCGCTGCCTCCTAGTACGGCTATTTTCTTTACAGGCTTACCCAACAATTGTGAATGACGTATACCACCTGTTTTAAATTGCGCTTTCGCGAAAGCTAAAAAATCCATTTCACTCATTTCTTTATCAAGCTCACCTAACATACCCATGCCTACACTTTGTAGCGTATTTTCTAGTGAGGTAATCTCATATGCAACTTCTTCATAAGGATGATTTTCAAAAAGCGTTTGTAAAATTTTAGACTTAAGGTGTTTTTCAAACGTAAGATGTATTTGTGTCTCTGGTTCAATATGTTTTGTGCCTCTACTCCCTATCACAGGGGTAGAGTTTTCATTTCCTTTAAAAGAGCCTTGACCTTTTACTTCAAAGCTACACTCTTCATAATTGCCTATACTTCCAGCTCCAGCTTGAAATAATGAATCAGTAACGCTCTTTACAGAAGCGTGGGGAACATAAGTGGTGAGTTTGTAAATATGATGTTGTTTAGGGCTTAGAATCCTAGTATTTGATAGATTGAGGGCTTTGCACATCCCAAAGTTAACACCGTGTTCTACGTTATCTAATGCTGTGTGAATTGCAAAAATGGCAACATCATTTTTAATGGCCTTTTGAACTACTCTTTGTACATAGTTGCTTGATGTAAGCCTTTTTAATCCTGAGAAAATTATAGGATGAAAGCAAACAATGAGATTACATTTTTTTGCAATTGCCTCATCAACTACATTTACAAGTGCATCGTGTGAGACAAGAATATTGCTCACTTCTTGGTAAGGGTCACCTACAAGAAGACCGACATTGTCAAAATCTTCTGCATAAGCAAGTGGTGCCCATTCATTAATTAAATTACTTACATCTTGTACCTTCATAAGCGTAAAGATAAAAAATGATACCTTCGTTTTATGAGAAAACTACGTCTCTTGTTATTTCCCGTTGCGGGAATTTATTATTTAGTTACGCTTACGCGAAATAAGCTCTATGACACCGGAATATTTAAGTCAAAAAAATATGATGTTCCAGTGATATGTGTGGGTAATTTAAGTGTGGGAGGAACTGGGAAATCCCCAATGACTGAGTTTGTAGTTCGGCTTTTACAGGATGATTACCGAGTAGCTACGCTAAGTAGGGGCTACGGACGAAAAACGAAAGGATATCTGGATGTTAATCCAGAAAATCAAGCAACTATGGTAGGTGATGAGCCATTGCAGTTTGCTCAAAAATTTAATAATATCCAAGTTGCAGTCTGTGAAGATCGTCAAACAGGAATCGAAACCTTGTTGTCAAAAGTTGATCCACCTGAAGTTGTAGTTTTAGACGATGCTTACCAGCATAGAAAGGTAGGGGCTGGGTTTTATATGCTATTAACAGCATATAGTGATTTGTATAGCAACGACTTCTTGCTGCCTGCTGGAAACTTAAGAGAACCTCGAGCTGGCGCAAGTAGGGCAGAGGTCGTAGTTGTAACTAAATGTCCAGAGAATTTAAGTTCACAAGAACAACTATCTATTGTTGATTCTTTAAATGTAAATAAAACTCAGCAAGTATATTTTTCAACAATCTCATATGATGAGAAGGTATATTCTGCTCTAGGGCCCGTACCGTTAAACCGTCTTAAGGTTAAAAAGGTTACGCTAGTAACGGGAATTGCAAACCCTAAACCGCTGTCGGCGTATTTAGCTAGTCAAGGGTTGTCATTTTCTCATGAGGCGTATGGAGATCATCATAATTTTACAAGCTCTGAGATCGAAATGCTTGAAACATTAGATTGTATCCTTACTACAGAAAAAGATTATGTAAGACTTCGTCCTTTGCTTAAGATGAGGGACTTGTTCTATTTGCCTATAAAGGCGCAATTTCTGGATGGTGAAGAGTTGTTATCTGGAGAGATTAAAAACTTTGTCTCAGGTTTTTAAAAGCAAGTAAATTTCAACAGAGCGTTTTAGCTAAGTACTTTGCTATTTCTAAGTCCGTTGTAGATTTTTTGGAAAAACTCTTCTACCTTATATGGTTTAGGGATAATGTCATTAAATCCAACAGCATGGAATTCATCAATGTTTTCGTCTATCGTAACAGCGGTAAGTGCTAGTATAGGGATGTCTTTATCAAACAAACGAATTTGTTCTGTAGCTTCTATGCCACTTATTCCAGGCATATGTATATCCATTAGAATAAGGTCAAATTTTTCTGTGCGTGCTTTTTCAACAGCAATCTCCCCGTTATCAGCTGTTTCGCAGGTGATTTTGTTCTTTTCAAGAATCTTCCGAGTAATCATCTGGTTAATCTTATTGTCTTCTACTACAAGTATGTGACGATTCTCAAGGGCATTATAATCTATTTCGTACACGATTTCATTTGCATTTGCTTCACCTGGTAGTGTCTTGATCAAGTTGTAATTAAGATCAAATTTAAAAGTAGTTCCCTTGCCTAAGGTGCTTTCTAATAATATCTCGCTATTAAGTAGGTCTAGTAGATTCTTAACAATAGATAGCCCTAAGCCTGTACCGCCAAATTTTCTATTAATAGCTACAGAGCCTTGAGTGAAGTTTTGGAAAATTGTCTTTTGTTTCTTTTTTGAAATTCCTTCGCCATTATCTTCAATTTCAAAGTGTAGTTTAATGTCTGATTCGCCTTGGCTAATCTTCTGTACGCGAACCCATACGTCACCATCTCGAGTGAATTTTATCGCGTTTCCTACTAGGTTGATTAGTACTTGAGAAATCATTAATGGATCTCCCAGAAGTTCTGTAGGGATATTTGGATCAAAGTCAATATGTAATTTATTTCCTTTATCTCTAGCAGATTTACCTAAGGCAAATAACACATCTTCAATACGTTTTTTAATGTTAAATGCTGTTTCTTCTACCTCTACTTTATTTGCCTCTAGTTTATTGAGGTCAAGTATGTTATTTATAAGGGAAAGTAGATACTCTCCAGAAAATTTGAGAGAGTCAAGGTGCTTTTTCTGATCTTCTGTTGGGTTTTCAGAAAGGAGTAAGTGTGTTAATCCTGTAACAGCATACATAGGTGTTCGTAGCTCATGCGTTATTGTGGACAAGAACTGGGCTTTTACCATGGACGCTTTTTCTGCATTATCTCTTGCAATTACAAGCTCTACGTTTTTAGCTTGCAAAAGCTCATTAGCTTTTGCTCTAAGGTTGTTATTCTTGTATAATGATAAGGTAAGCAAGGCAAGGATAGAGCAGAGGGCAATACTGAGTACAAGTGTAAGTCTCATTGCTCTAGAGTTTCTATCCTCTTCGATTTCAATAGTTTTTTCTAGTCGTTTTACCATTTCATCAAGTTCTGGGCTCTCTGATGTAGGTAATGGAACGCTTGACACTGTGCTTAGTGTATTTTGATCTGTTGCCTGATAATATGATGTTAAATAATCATTAGCCTCTCTGTAGTTGCCTCGTCCTTGCGCAACAAGGTGCTTAACTTTAAAAAGTGTACTATTTATGCTGGGATAATTATTAGAACTTAACAAAGATTCAACTTCTAATAATGTCTCATCTGCTTCTTCAAGTCTTCTCAATTGAGCAAGGCTTAATGCCTTATTAGTCAGGGCTTGAGTTTTTAGATAGTCACTTTTTTCATTTTTTGCGTATTCAATACTCTTATTGTAAGATGAAATGGCGTCTAGGTGACTTTCGCTATCTCTTAAAATGTCACCTTTTAACGTGTGTAGTTGGGCTTTAAGGTCGTCTCGATTACTGTTTTCTAGAGTTACAATACCATTTGCAATATAGGTTAGAGCGGTTGTTGTATCTTTTTTTATAAGAGCGAGTTGAGTGGCTGTGATGTAACTCTGTCCTAAGAGATCGAGGCTTTTAGTTTCTTTCTGTAAAGCTATTGCGCGTTCGTTTTCAACAAGAGCTTTTTCGTAATCATTAAGTTGGAAATAAAGTTTTGCAAGAGTTCCAGATGCAAGACCTATGCGCTTTGTGTGGCCTATGCCAGTTGCAAGGTCTCTAGAATACTTTAGTATATCAATGGCTTGATTGTAATTGCGATCAGAAACTGCAATTACAGCTCGCTTAAGAAGCGAGTCTATTTTATCATTGGTAAGCGTTTCCTCTATATTCTCTCTTTCTTGGGCAATACTTATCACAGGATAAGAAAGAAAAAGCGCTATAAGAAAACGTACTAATAGCAAATTCATAAGAAATTCTGATTATTCAACTGCAATATATATTATTTTGTAGAAATCCGTAGTATTAAGTCAACTATTCTGCTAGAATATCCCATTTCGTTATCATACCAGCCTATAATTTTCACCATCTTACCTATAACAGATGTCATTTGTGAATCAAAAGTGCATGAGTAGGGATTTCCTACAATGTCTATTGATACTATGGGATCTTCTGTATAAGATATAATACCTTTAAATCTTCCTAATGATGCTTTGCGCATAGCTTCATTAATTTTGATAATTGAGGTGTCTCTTTTTACATTGAATGTAATATCCGTGAGAGATCCATTTGGAACTGGTACTCGTATTCCACAACCACCTATTACATCAGAGAGATGAGGAAAGATACTTGTTAAGGCTTTGGCTGCTCCAGTGGTAGTAGGTACAATACTTTGTCCTGCCGCCCGTGCTCTTCTTAAATCGCGGTGCGGTTGATCATGTAAACTTTGATCTGTTGTGTAAGAGTGTATTGTAGTTATGTAGGCTTGCTCCACACCACACAATTCGTCTATAATTTGCACCATAGGTGCAGCATTATTTGTAGTACATGATGCGTTTGAAATAATAGTGTCGCTGTCTTTTATTTCATGATCATTTACTCCCATAACGATCATGGGTATGTCTTCGTCAAGTGGCGGCACACTTAAAATTACTTTAGCTGCGCCAGCACTTATATGTTTTTCAAGATCAATTCTAGTTTTAAATTTACCCGTACTTTCTATAACTATATCTGGAGATGTAACATTCCAAGGGATATTGTTTATCTCGCGCTCATTATATAGCGGGATAATTTTACCGTCTATAATGATAGTATCCTCACTATGTGACACCTCTTTTTTAAGAACACCTTGAATACTATCGTATTTGAGTAGATGAGATAAAGTGCGGGCGTCTGCTAGATCATTAATTGCGACTACTTCCATTGCAGGATGCTCTTCAATAAGTCTAAACACAGTACGCCCTATGCGGCCAAAACCGTTGATAGCAATCTTAAGTGTAGTCATGCTTTTATGTAAGGTGTTTCTGTGCTTTGTAAGAAGAGCGCACGAGTGCACCACTCTCCACATGACGGAATCCCATTTCTAAACCAATCTTCTCATATTTCTGAAACTGATCTGGAGTGATAAATTGTTTTACAGGAAGGTGTTTTTTTGAAGGTTGTAAGTACTGACCTATTGTTACGATATCTAAATTAACAGATCGTAAGTCCTTCAAAGTTTGAATTACTTCTTCTTCAGTTTCACCTAAACCTAGCATAATACCAGACTTTGTACGCTTAATGCCGCTGTCTTTTAAATATTTTAAAATTCCAAGACTACGTTCATATTTTGCTTGTATACGCACTTCACGAGTAAGACGTTTTACAGTTTCCATGTTGTGAGACACCACTTCTGGTGCTACAGTCACAATACGATCCAGTAAATCTTCTCTACCTTGAAAATCAGGAATAAGAGTTTCTAGAGTTGTATTTGGATTCATGCGTCGTATAGCTTGTACAGTTTCTGCCCAAATTATAGTTCCCATATCCTTGAGGTCATCGCGATCTACAGAAGTGATCACTGCGTGCTTAATGTCCATTAATTTAATAGATCGAGCAACTTTTTCTGGTTCTTCCCAATCTACTTGCTCTGGACGACCCGTTTTTACACCACAAAATCCACAAGAACGAGTACATGTGTTCCCGAGAATCATAAATGTTGCGGTACCTTCACTCCAGCATTCACCCATATTTGGGCAACTTCCAGAGGTACATATCGTATTAAGACTGTATTTGTCTACTAGACTACGTAGGTCTTTATATTTCTTACCAGTAGGTAGTTTTACGCGAAGCCATTTTGGCTTTGCGACGCGCTCTGGCTTAGTAATAGTGAGTTCTTCTTGCATAGCATTTTTTATAGCGTTACAAAGATACTAAATAATGAATTGTGGGTTGTTACGCTTTCGCGAAAGCGTACTCTTAATATAACAATTGAATTTCCTTAAGATCGTATTCATTTACTACATCGTTTTCTTCTTGAAGCAGAAGTTTTCCAGACTCTGAAACACCTTTGATTATCCCAACAAACTGACGTTCATCTACCGAAAGAAAAGTAGCAGGCTTGTCTTTTTTAAATAAGTGAGCTTCATAATCATTTTTGATGGTGTTGAACTCTCCTTTGAGAAGTAGGTCAACATAGTGATGAAATCTCTTGAGTAGTAGCGATAAAATTTCTTCTAACTCAAAATGAATTCCAGTTCTTGATTTTATAGAGGTGGCGCGAGGTACATTCTCCCACTGTGTCTGATTAACATTAAGTCCTACACCTAAGATCATTGCGTCAAGTTGCCCGCCTTTTATGACACTCTCTATAAGTATGCCGCATATTTTGTCGTTATCTGTCAATATGTCGTTTGGCCATTTGACACGAACATTTTTTATTAGAAGTTGAGATAACACATCTTTAACAGCAAGGGAAGCTGCCATAAGGGCATAAAATTGTTCATCAATGGTAATTCGCTTTACTTTTCTAAAGACGCTGAAAGTTAGGTTTTTACCACTCTCTGTTTGCCATTGAGTGCCCATTTGTCCTCGTCCAGCGGTTTGTTCTAATGCCCAGACTACGATGTCTTCCTCTGCGTTTTCTTCTTTGGAAATACGTTTGAGGTAATCATTAGTCGAGTCAATGGTATGAAGTTTGTCTATGCGCATATGTAAAACACCCAGTCTAAACTTGTGTTAAGACCGCAGAGTAACGTAAATTTGTAATAACTTTGTGTAAATTAAAGAATTTAATGGTAAATAAGGAAAAGAATACAGATCAATTAATTGCTAAGATTGTCGAGGGAATTGAAGATGTGAAGGGACAGAATATTGATATACTGGACCTTAGAGATATAGAAAATACGGTTTGTGATTATTTTATCATATGTGATGGAACATCAAACACGCAAGTGGGAGCTATCGTAAGTTCCATACAAAAAACTGCTAGTAAGGCTTTGCAAGAAAAAGCATGGCATATAGAGGGTATGGAAAATCAAGAATGGGTGCTCATGGACTACGTTAATGTAGTTGTTCATGTTTTTCAAAAGCACATACGTGAATTCTATGATATAGAAAGTCTTTGGGGTGACGCAAAGATTATTACAATCCCATCAGATTATTAAAAAAAAGATTAAATGGCTAAAGAAGAAAAAAATTCAGGCGGTACTCCGCCTAATAAACCTAAGTTTAGTTCTTACTGGATATACGGTTTAATAGTTATAATATTTATTGCAATCAGTATGCTTACTGGTAGTTCTGGATTAGGTGAAGCACAAAAGACTTCTCTTTATCAATTTGAAGAATACCTTGAAGCTGGTGATGTTGCACGTGTAGAAATTGTAAATAAAAACTCTGTAAAGGTTTATCTTACTAAAGAAGCAGAAACAAAAGAGATCCATAATAAAGGGCGTGCCACTGGTTTTTTAAAGCCCTCTGCAGGTGCTCCGGATTATCGTTTTGAGATAGGAGATTTACAGAATTTTGAAAATGATATCAACACTACGATTGATGAAAACAATCTAGACACTAGAGTTTCTTATGAGACAGAAGGTGATATGTGGGGACTCGTTGCTAGTTTTCTTCCTTTTATACTTATTATAGGACTTTGGATTTTCATCATGAGACGCATGTCTTCTGGTGGAGGAGGCGGTCCTGGAGGTCAGATTTTTAACATAGGTAAGTCAAAAGCTAAATTATTTGACGAGAAAACAGATGTTAAAACTACATTTAAAGACGTTGCAGGACTTGAAGGAGCAAAAGAAGAAATACAAGAGATTGTAGATTTCTTGAAGAATCCTGAAAAATATACAAGTTTAGGAGGTAAGATTCCTAAGGGCGCACTATTAGTAGGGCAACCAGGGACGGGTAAAACATTACTTGCAAAGGCAGTTGCAGGAGAAGCAAAAGTGCCTTTCTTTTCACTGTCAGGATCAGACTTTGTTGAGATGTTTGTAGGTGTCGGAGCTTCACGTGTGCGTGATTTATTCAAACAAGCAAAAGAAAAATCTCCAGCTATAATATTTATAGATGAGATCGATGCAATAGGTCGTGCTCGTGGAAAAAATAATTTTTCTGGAGGTAATGATGAGCGTGAGAATACACTTAACCAACTTCTAACTGAGATGGATGGTTTTGGTACTAATACAAATGTGATAGTGCTCGCTGCTACAAACAGAGCAGACGTTCTTGATAAAGCTTTAATGCGTGCAGGTCGATTTGATCGTCAAATTTATGTAGATCTTCCAGATGTGCGTGAGCGTAAAGAGATTTTTGAAGTTCACCTTCGTCCACTAAAAAAGGTAGATGATGAGCTTGATGTTGATTTTCTTGCAAAGCAAACTCCAGGTTTTTCTGGAGCAGATATAGCAAACATGTGTAACGAAGCTGCACTTATTGCTGCTCGTAAAGGAAGCAAAGCAGTAGGTAAACAAGATTTCTTAGATGCGGTAGATCGTATTGTGGGAGGACTTGAAAAGAAAAATAAAATTATCACACCAGACGAGAAGCGCGCAATTGCTTTTCATGAAGCAGGACACGCTACAGTGAGTTGGATGCTAGAGCATGCTGCACCACTTGTAAAAGTGACTATTGTTCCTCGTGGGCAATCATTAGGAGCGGCTTGGTATTTGCCTGAAGAGCGTCTTATCGTTCGTCCAGAACAAATGCTAGACGAAATGTGTGCTGCCTTGGGAGGTAGAGCAGCAGAAAAGGTAATCTTTAACAAGATATCCACTGGAGCTTTAAGTGATCTTGAGAAAGTAACTAAGCAGGCTAGAATGATGGTTACTGTTTATGGATTAAATGATAAAGTAGGTAATCTTACCTATTATGATTCGTCAGGACAATCAGATAATGGTTTTACTAAGCCCTATAGTGAGCAGACAGCGGAAATAATTGATAAGGAGATCTCTAATATAATTGAGGGTCAATATCAGAGAGCTGTTGATTTACTTACTAAAGAAAAAGATAAGCTTACGCAATTAGCGGAGTATCTTCTTGATAAAGAAGTGATTTTTAAAGATAATCTAGAAGAGATTTTTGGAAAAAGAGCTTTCGGACCAGAAGAAATTGAAGAAGCTTCTGAAGATTCTGAAATTAAACCACTAGTTTAGTCACAGACTAAGCCATTAAGGGAGAAACCCTCAAAAAATCTTGATTGTACCTACGGTTCAGTCAAGATTTTTTATATTTGAATAATACACCAAGCGTTGAGCAAATCTATTGATGAGTCTATTTAGAAAAATCTTTGGAAATACATCTAAATCAGATAGCCCCCATAGCAATAAAGAAGGTGAAGTGCGCAGTAAATATATGCCGGATATTAATACTCCAGCAGACGAGCGTTTCACGAAAAACTTTATCATAAATGGAGGGCGCTTTTTGTATGCTCTTAATCAAGATGAGATTAATGATA includes:
- a CDS encoding zinc ribbon domain-containing protein, whose amino-acid sequence is MAKKKEATVEEKLRSLYDLQLIDSRVDEIRNVRGELPLEVEDLEDEVAGLNKRIEKLENDLKLVDDSIKAKKIQIDDSKASIKKYSEQQKNVRNNREFNALSKEVEFQELEIQLAEKNIREYKAQIEQKGEVITQTKQRLGERENHLKHKKNELDAILSETEKEEQALLAKSAEYETNIEDRLVKAYKRIRSSVRNGLAIVPIERGASGGSYFTIPPQVQVEIAGRKKIITDEHSGRILIDSELANEQHEKMVKLFKKL
- a CDS encoding Nif3-like dinuclear metal center hexameric protein, whose product is MKVQDVSNLINEWAPLAYAEDFDNVGLLVGDPYQEVSNILVSHDALVNVVDEAIAKKCNLIVCFHPIIFSGLKRLTSSNYVQRVVQKAIKNDVAIFAIHTALDNVEHGVNFGMCKALNLSNTRILSPKQHHIYKLTTYVPHASVKSVTDSLFQAGAGSIGNYEECSFEVKGQGSFKGNENSTPVIGSRGTKHIEPETQIHLTFEKHLKSKILQTLFENHPYEEVAYEITSLENTLQSVGMGMLGELDKEMSEMDFLAFAKAQFKTGGIRHSQLLGKPVKKIAVLGGSGAFAIKSAKAQGADVLVTSDLKYHDYYQAESRILLCDVGHYESERYTKNLICDYLTEKISTFAIILSEENTNPINYF
- the lpxK gene encoding tetraacyldisaccharide 4'-kinase, which codes for MRKLRLLLFPVAGIYYLVTLTRNKLYDTGIFKSKKYDVPVICVGNLSVGGTGKSPMTEFVVRLLQDDYRVATLSRGYGRKTKGYLDVNPENQATMVGDEPLQFAQKFNNIQVAVCEDRQTGIETLLSKVDPPEVVVLDDAYQHRKVGAGFYMLLTAYSDLYSNDFLLPAGNLREPRAGASRAEVVVVTKCPENLSSQEQLSIVDSLNVNKTQQVYFSTISYDEKVYSALGPVPLNRLKVKKVTLVTGIANPKPLSAYLASQGLSFSHEAYGDHHNFTSSEIEMLETLDCILTTEKDYVRLRPLLKMRDLFYLPIKAQFLDGEELLSGEIKNFVSGF
- a CDS encoding response regulator — protein: MNLLLVRFLIALFLSYPVISIAQERENIEETLTNDKIDSLLKRAVIAVSDRNYNQAIDILKYSRDLATGIGHTKRIGLASGTLAKLYFQLNDYEKALVENERAIALQKETKSLDLLGQSYITATQLALIKKDTTTALTYIANGIVTLENSNRDDLKAQLHTLKGDILRDSESHLDAISSYNKSIEYAKNEKSDYLKTQALTNKALSLAQLRRLEEADETLLEVESLLSSNNYPSINSTLFKVKHLVAQGRGNYREANDYLTSYYQATDQNTLSTVSSVPLPTSESPELDEMVKRLEKTIEIEEDRNSRAMRLTLVLSIALCSILALLTLSLYKNNNLRAKANELLQAKNVELVIARDNAEKASMVKAQFLSTITHELRTPMYAVTGLTHLLLSENPTEDQKKHLDSLKFSGEYLLSLINNILDLNKLEANKVEVEETAFNIKKRIEDVLFALGKSARDKGNKLHIDFDPNIPTELLGDPLMISQVLINLVGNAIKFTRDGDVWVRVQKISQGESDIKLHFEIEDNGEGISKKKQKTIFQNFTQGSVAINRKFGGTGLGLSIVKNLLDLLNSEILLESTLGKGTTFKFDLNYNLIKTLPGEANANEIVYEIDYNALENRHILVVEDNKINQMITRKILEKNKITCETADNGEIAVEKARTEKFDLILMDIHMPGISGIEATEQIRLFDKDIPILALTAVTIDENIDEFHAVGFNDIIPKPYKVEEFFQKIYNGLRNSKVLS
- the gap gene encoding type I glyceraldehyde-3-phosphate dehydrogenase, with the translated sequence MTTLKIAINGFGRIGRTVFRLIEEHPAMEVVAINDLADARTLSHLLKYDSIQGVLKKEVSHSEDTIIIDGKIIPLYNEREINNIPWNVTSPDIVIESTGKFKTRIDLEKHISAGAAKVILSVPPLDEDIPMIVMGVNDHEIKDSDTIISNASCTTNNAAPMVQIIDELCGVEQAYITTIHSYTTDQSLHDQPHRDLRRARAAGQSIVPTTTGAAKALTSIFPHLSDVIGGCGIRVPVPNGSLTDITFNVKRDTSIIKINEAMRKASLGRFKGIISYTEDPIVSIDIVGNPYSCTFDSQMTSVIGKMVKIIGWYDNEMGYSSRIVDLILRISTK
- the lipA gene encoding lipoyl synthase, translating into MQEELTITKPERVAKPKWLRVKLPTGKKYKDLRSLVDKYSLNTICTSGSCPNMGECWSEGTATFMILGNTCTRSCGFCGVKTGRPEQVDWEEPEKVARSIKLMDIKHAVITSVDRDDLKDMGTIIWAETVQAIRRMNPNTTLETLIPDFQGREDLLDRIVTVAPEVVSHNMETVKRLTREVRIQAKYERSLGILKYLKDSGIKRTKSGIMLGLGETEEEVIQTLKDLRSVNLDIVTIGQYLQPSKKHLPVKQFITPDQFQKYEKIGLEMGFRHVESGALVRSSYKAQKHLT
- a CDS encoding biotin--[acetyl-CoA-carboxylase] ligase, with amino-acid sequence MRIDKLHTIDSTNDYLKRISKEENAEEDIVVWALEQTAGRGQMGTQWQTESGKNLTFSVFRKVKRITIDEQFYALMAASLAVKDVLSQLLIKNVRVKWPNDILTDNDKICGILIESVIKGGQLDAMILGVGLNVNQTQWENVPRATSIKSRTGIHFELEEILSLLLKRFHHYVDLLLKGEFNTIKNDYEAHLFKKDKPATFLSVDERQFVGIIKGVSESGKLLLQEENDVVNEYDLKEIQLLY
- the rsfS gene encoding ribosome silencing factor encodes the protein MVNKEKNTDQLIAKIVEGIEDVKGQNIDILDLRDIENTVCDYFIICDGTSNTQVGAIVSSIQKTASKALQEKAWHIEGMENQEWVLMDYVNVVVHVFQKHIREFYDIESLWGDAKIITIPSDY
- the ftsH gene encoding ATP-dependent zinc metalloprotease FtsH — encoded protein: MAKEEKNSGGTPPNKPKFSSYWIYGLIVIIFIAISMLTGSSGLGEAQKTSLYQFEEYLEAGDVARVEIVNKNSVKVYLTKEAETKEIHNKGRATGFLKPSAGAPDYRFEIGDLQNFENDINTTIDENNLDTRVSYETEGDMWGLVASFLPFILIIGLWIFIMRRMSSGGGGGPGGQIFNIGKSKAKLFDEKTDVKTTFKDVAGLEGAKEEIQEIVDFLKNPEKYTSLGGKIPKGALLVGQPGTGKTLLAKAVAGEAKVPFFSLSGSDFVEMFVGVGASRVRDLFKQAKEKSPAIIFIDEIDAIGRARGKNNFSGGNDERENTLNQLLTEMDGFGTNTNVIVLAATNRADVLDKALMRAGRFDRQIYVDLPDVRERKEIFEVHLRPLKKVDDELDVDFLAKQTPGFSGADIANMCNEAALIAARKGSKAVGKQDFLDAVDRIVGGLEKKNKIITPDEKRAIAFHEAGHATVSWMLEHAAPLVKVTIVPRGQSLGAAWYLPEERLIVRPEQMLDEMCAALGGRAAEKVIFNKISTGALSDLEKVTKQARMMVTVYGLNDKVGNLTYYDSSGQSDNGFTKPYSEQTAEIIDKEISNIIEGQYQRAVDLLTKEKDKLTQLAEYLLDKEVIFKDNLEEIFGKRAFGPEEIEEASEDSEIKPLV